The following is a genomic window from Zalophus californianus isolate mZalCal1 chromosome 10, mZalCal1.pri.v2, whole genome shotgun sequence.
AAATCAACTCCAAACCAgaatatttctgatgaaaatcaaaatcatgaCATGATAATGGAGAGACTAACAGGAGATAGTTTCTGGTACTCCATCTTGGGAGGACTCTGGGATTTTGATTACCAGTTAGAGTTTAACCAAGAAAACCAGCAGAGACATTTAGCACAAATATCTTTCACCCACAAAAAGatcacacaggagagaagccaTGACTGTAATAGATTTGGAGAAAACTATAACATGAACTCAAACCTTATTATGCATCAGAGAATTCCTTCAATTAAAATACCCCTTAATTCTGACACACAAGGAAATAGCATCAAACATAATTCAAACTTGATTTACTATCAGGGAAACTATGTAAGAAGTAATCCTTATGAATATAATGAGTGTGGAAAAATCTTCAATCAACATATTCTTCTTACTAATCATATTCATACTGACGAGAAACCCAGTGAATGTGAAAAAGTTTTCAGCCACAATTCATCTCTTACTCAACCTCAGATAGTCCTTACAGGAGAGAAGCCCTATAAGTGTGATGAATGCGGGAAAAGATTCAGCCAGAGGATACATCTTAttcaacatcagagaattcacacaggagaaAAACCTTTTATatgcaatgaatgtgggaaagccttccgTCAACATTCATCCTTTACTCAACATctgagaattcatactggagagaagccctataAATGTAATCAGTGTGGTAAGGCCTTTAGCCGTATCACATCCCTTACTGAACATCATAGACTTCATACcggagagaaaccttatgaatgtagtttttgtgggaaagccttcagccaGAGGACACATCTTAATCAGCATgagagaactcatacaggagagaaaccctataaatgtaatgaatgtgagAAAGCCTTTAGCCAGAGTGCACACCTTAACCAACATAGGAAAATCCATACTCGGGAGAAATTATGTGAATATAATAAATGTGAGAAAACCTTAAGTCCCAATCCTTCACTTACCCAGCAGCATGTAACTCATGGGGGTGGGAatcatatgaatatataaatctgGGAAAATTTTTGGTCAGATCTCTTCATCCCATTCAATATCAAATTATTCATAGAGGAGAGAAAGcttataaataaacttttaatgcATAGAAACTACATAAATCTAGGTCTTAAATTGTAGCATATTCCCAGGAGGTTAtaaatagtgaaaataatttattttataaataagattatatTAAGAGTCATGTTCCAAATCTGATATAAAACTTTTTTCAATGATCAGACATCTTGTAGGCAATAATCTGTAACTTTTATgatataaactttttaaattatgtaagcATTGATTAAGGCAATGATGTAGTGTAACTAGTCACATAAActtgaaataaacataaaagcaatATTTCTCAAACTTCATAATTTGTGTGTTTCCTTTACAGTTTTTATCATATTCagtgtttatttaatatttttctttaaagggacTCAGAATTTTTAACCTTGTCCTAGGAAATAGTATTTGTGGAAATTATGagttttatatgtcaattatatttgtcctaaaatagatatttatcaaaatatatataacttccaaattaaaaatatccGTTTGATGTACCACCTAAATCTTCTGTACCTTTATTTGAGAAACAATGTGACAGCTATATGAcagtgtttatttgtttgtttgttttttagcaacTTTTGCATTTTCATCAAACAAGTCCTAGGATCACTTTAAGAAGAGTCTTGGAGGAGACTAAGGGTCATAGTGATTAACTTTAAAAAGTGATTCAGAGAAGTCTACTTTTCTATTCTGTTGTTCTAGTTTTAAATTTCCTTGTAGCAAACAGATTGTTTTCACTAAATTGGGTATTCCTGCTATATTTGTGGGTTTGAAGAGAGAGGagtttcttgttgttgttttgcgttgctttgtttttctataatGACCAGGGGCTGAGAGTCCCTACACATCCCTGAACAACTGTGAGAGACAAGAAGTAGGAGACTGTACCAGATGTTGAGCTGTGGTTCCATGATGAGGATAAGAACCAGTGAAGAGTCTAACTGGCTTATATAAACAACTAAGGAAGTATTACTAATTGgcttaataattcattttatttattgaaatatatttatgtaacacctgtttccaaaaagaatttaaggtggttaaattttatttttgtgactacTGCCCTGTTTAACAGATAATCACATTTTGATGTTACAAAGCATTATAAATGTAAACTGTCAAAAGCCACAAACAGCTGCACGTTTGGGGCTGCttcagtttcttggttttctgtttttctctctcctcaggcATGGCTTGAAGAAGCCATGAGGCTAAGGTAGGATTGCATTTCCCCTGGCCTCCTCACCTTTTTTCTTCTAACATAGCTCCCAGCTCAAAGACTTTTCTAACTTTTTCCCTCCGGAAAACTAGATTTTATAAAGTTCTTGGGTCAAAGCTGAAATGATTTGAAGGCATTTAAGAAACCAAAACACTAAAAACGAAGAAAGTAATGAAATGAACTCATTTCTTCACAGACATTAAACTTTTCAAAGTACATTTATGCCCCATGCATCAGTGGATGTGAAATAGTTCATAAAATCCTGAGTTACTATAGTCAAGAAggatttttaatagtattttgtgTCTGTGTAGTAGGGATCCATTTTCAGGGCAGATCCGTTCTGAAAATATCTCTTCACCAAAATAAGCTACATTTAATATTCATTTGCCATAAGGAGGGCACTCAGATTTCAGAAAGATAGTGAGCTAAGGTGAAATCTCAGACAATTAGAGGCATGTATTAAAAGAAGTAATGGTTAATTACAATTTGTAAAGGCTTTGATCAAAGTTTAATTTTGcaacccggggggggggggggagacataTCACAAAGAGTGTTAAGGGCTCCAATACAAGGCAGTGTATTGACAcaggtgaaaaatgaaaacaatgggaTTTTCGGGAGAGTTTCAGCAGAAGTTGGATAATCCTAGAAAAGAAGAGTCTGGACTGAACCAGACCACAGTTGGCCAAAGATTTTCACCAGTTCTTCATAATAAATAGGActtataaaattagaaacttattaaatattctttaggGTCATAAATTATAATGTTTATCTTAGTTGTTCAGTAAACTATATCATTCTGGGATCaatttcttttcatgtccttTGTTCTCTTCAAAATGTTGCAAGTTAAGGAGTGAACCCTAAGTATATTGATTACATCAAAATACTTGTTCTTGGAGTAGAGAAACCAGAGGAATAGTACTCATTCAAAAACCCATTACTTATGACTTACTTCCGTGTAGGAGGGCAAGGCATTACCCCTTCACATATATTAGTTCATTTGGCCCATCCAAACAGGTGTCATTGGCCTTATTTTATGAAAAGAGATATTTAAGTTTatacataataataaattattaattcagGATTTCTCACTAGAAATGTCACTAGAACATGGATCATCTACTGATTCAGTGGATAAAAACAGTACCTGGAATAGCATTTTATAAcacattgaaaatatttgttgaatatataaaGTTAATAAAGCAAAAGGTTGCTGCTCAACAAAATCTGTGTGACTTTTTCAAACTTCAGAGCGTTAAAGGATCGTCATGTTGATAGATTCTCTTATGTCCAAAGGCCTAGTGGGCTTGGAGAAATATATTTGTTACTATTTGTATTTTGATTAATGTTTATTAGTTTAAGAAACACATTCTTTAAGCAGTCAATATTCCTCTAATTATTCACAGCtgtaaaactaataaataaaaacttaggaatttctaaaattagataACCCCACTCTTTTAAGCACTGATTTCAGATTTAAACACAtctaaacatttcattaaaatcacAAGCCTAAAATTTAAGATTGTATTAAATGTTCTAAATACCttaagaaggggcacctgggtggctcagtcgttaagcgtctgccttcggctcaggtcatgatcccagggtcctgggatcgagccccgcatcgggctccctgctcagcgggaagcctgcttctccttctcacactccccgcccccaacccgcttgtgttccctctcccactgtgtctctctctgtcaaataaataaataaataaaatctttaaaaaataaataaataaataataaataaataaataccttaagaaacaggtaaaaagtggcgcctatgtggctcagtcattaggcatctgcctttggctggggtcatgataccagggtccttggttcgagccccacatggggctacctgctcagcaggaagcctgattctccctctcccactcccgctgcttgtgttccctctctagctgtgtctctctctgtcaaataaatgaatagaatctttaaaaaaaaaaaaaaaaggaaggaaggaaagaaagaaagaaagaaaagaaatgaaacaggtaaaaagggggcacctgggtggctcagttggttaagcctctgccttcagctcaggtcataatcctggagtggtgggatagagccccacattgggctccccactcagcagggaggcttCTCCTTcatgcccctcctcctgctcatgctctctcaatctctctctcaaataaataaaatctttaaaaaaaacacacacacacatgtaaaatGTACTCAGAATATTAATTATACCAAAACCACGAAAATGTTACCTacatggatttaattttttttcttattccttatttGAACACTTTCCCAgggtttcagtttttcttttgttcctagGTTTAGGTTGTTCCTTCCAGATACTATTTGTATACCTTCCTTGGGTTCTAGTAATCTTATCTAACCCAAAATAAGAATAATACCTTCAGACAAATTAAGTTGCAATTTACAGATTAGCAACTGGCTGATTCTTAGGTCATCCATAAAACTTAGTTGCACAGACCAAATAACTTTTCTCTGGTCTCCTTTCATTACAAAATATTGCTTATTATGTCATGGAGAATTTTAAGACCTTTTTGTATAGATTTGAAATTTTGAACTTTCCCAAAACCATCTGTCCCATTGCCCTGTCATTTTGGTATAGGAATTTTATTGACTAGCATTAtttaaagcttttaaataaattctcttaTACATTactggtagaaatgcaaaatggcacagccccTGTGGAAGGGAATTTGGCAGTATAGAGCAAAACCTAACATGCAATTATCCTTTGGCTCAGCAAACCCATTCTAGAAATTTACACTGAAGATACaccactaataataataaattacatatacACAAAGTTACTTATTGAAATACTGGAGAAAAAGACTAAATGTTTACACAAGAAATATTGCTCaacaaactatggtacatccacaTGGTAAAGTTCTATGCATCTGAAAAAGAACAAGCTAATCTGGAGTAAATGATTCTTTttgaatatgttaaataaaacaagtgtgaaaaaaacatatatagaaTGTTACtttttgtaagaaagaaaaagaatgcacatGTATTTGATtatctttgcaaaaataaatacaagaaggACTTACCAGAAACTAATAAATAGGTCACCTATGGGAACAAGAACAGGGTTAAAGGGATAGGAAAGGAATGAAActtctctgaatatatctttttatacTACTGAGTTTTGAACCATTTTAATGACTTGCAAATTGAAAAactaagattaaataaaaaatgataggTTTCTCCCTATCATTGAATACAAAATTGTATACCTAATTGTATAGAATATTGATAATaaccatacagaaaaaaaaatcatcccaatAAATTTTTAACACAGTGCTGTCATTGTAGGCactaaggacaaaaaaaaaaatttcaaaaagcaatCTCAAGCTATACTTACAACAATTTTGTTGTTAGTGGTGATATTATTACTACAATTCCAAAAGTATCTAGTGTGTATTGCAGCACTTGGCAAGTCAATCATTGATGTTGCTGGAGTGAGGACCAGGGTTTTCACTGTGGGGTAAAGGAGATACAAAGAATAGGAGGGAAAGAAGCGTCTCATTGGTTTTTGGAGGTTTGTGTTGTGTGCCTGTTTGCATGCGCACAGACTTCTGTATGTGTATTTGAATATGTAGTTAGCTACATCCTCTAAAATATCCTGGAAGCAAAAAAATTCCTGTAGCGAAGGCCTCACCTAGGACCTaaatcttgatttctaaataccattccccACTGAAAATTCTTGGAGAATTTGCATATCCAATAACTGAGACAGGAAAAGTACAGGTAAGCCTAAATCGCACTTTTtcgacagaaaggaagaaattcacAAAAATTGATGGAGTGAAGTCAGAAAGACACAGGCATCAGCTTAACAAGTTTCCCCCTGgctaattttggaaaaatttggaCTTCAAAATGAATGGCAGGAATAtaacagtaaatttaaaaatctactaGTCCAATGGgtggaaaagatggtggaggagtaggggacgcTATTCCAACTGGTCTCCTGAATTGAGctagatatctaccagaccactctgaacacccaagaaatcagcctgagatgtaagaagatatatctggatctctacaaacagaatatcataggcggttggttttgaactatgaagcagggagctgtgattcctcaggcagatattggaagataaatggaaggcagagggagctgTGGGAATCCTACACCCTGGCGAGTGATAACCTCCTGTGCTGGGTTGGGACACAGACTGGAAGACCGgaagcagcggggaaaggactgcAGGGCACTCACttggactgaaacctggagcagccaGGCCGTGCATgggaactgggggcagctggcgattttagaagcacaaagggcagagacgtgcccacGTGCCCCGatctggaggcgaggactgggagtcCTGCTGAGGGATGCACAAACTAGGATGCTGCAGtctatagcagcacagacagaaacggagatagtgtggcctggagagctcactgaagaacacactgcaatctctctgctctgaggcagagggttggaaacaatctcttctgctctgactctcagaagagaggtggaaagccaccagggaaagctgccagagaacaaaagccccaaaaaactggttttccCTGAGCCCATCTCCCGCCCCAGGGGGccgggcaactctgcccaaacagggttgcctgcgtaacagcacagcaggcgcCTCCCCCAGCAGAtgggctgggagaacaagaggccaacaaccctaaggtgcctataaaacaggtgcatcttgcttggatggtggtcaataatttggactctgtacattccctcaaccacccctcaacagaatgactaggaggaggaacccccaaaataggaaagactcagagactgtgacttctgccacagatttacacatggttgcagatataaccaagatgtcggaaatggaattcaggatagcagttgtgaagacaaaagctagaatggagaaatcaattaatggcaccatagagtctctaaggacaGAGATGAAAGCTCAATGggaagaacttaaaaatgctatcgatgagatccaatctaatctagataatctaacagctagggtaagtgaggcagaggaaggaattagtgacctggaagacaatttaatagataaaaaggaaaaagaggaggccccggaaaaacaactcagaatccatgaaaatagaatcagagaaataagtgacaccatgaagcgttccaatgtcagaattattggaatccctgagggggtggagagagaggaccagaagatatatttgagcaaatcatagctgaaaactttcctaacctggggaatgaaacaaacattcgtgtcctagaggcagagaggacccctcccaagatcaaggaaaacaggccaacaccctggcatgtaatagtaaaactcgcaaaccTTAGAACTGAGAAaaacatcttaagggcagttgggggaagagattccttaggtacagagggaggaacatcagaataacgtcagacctatccacagagacctgacaagccagaaagggctggcaagacatattcagggtactaaatgagaataacatgcagccaagaataccttatccagcaaggctgtcatttagaatggatggagagatgcagagcttccaagactggcagaaactgaaagaatatgtgaccactaagccggccctgcaagaaatataaaggggggctctataaaaggagaaagaccccaagagtgacatacaacagaaatttacagagacaatctatagaaacaaggactttacaggcaacatgatgacaaaaaattcatatctttcaataatcactctcaacgtgaatggcctaaatgctcccataaaacggcacagggttgcagattggataaaaagacaggacccatccatatgctgtatacaagagactcattttgaacctaaagatacatccagactgaaagtgaagggatagagatccatcttccacGCCAACGGACcttgaaagaaagctggggtagcaattcttacatcagacaaattagattttaaactaaagacaatagttagagacacagaaggacactatatcattcttaaagggtctatctaacaagaagatctagcaattgtaaatatctatgctgccaacatgggagcagccacctatataagccaactgttaaccaaaataaagaggcatattgataacaatacattaattgtaggagacctcaattctccactctcagcaacagacagattatctaagcagaaaatcaacaatgaaacaagagctttgagtgacacactggaacagatggacctcaaagatatatacagaacattccatcctaaaacaacagaataccattcttcttgagcacacagggaactttttccagaatggaccacatactgggtcacaaatccggtctcaactgataccaaaagattgagattattccctgcatattctcaggccacaatgctttgaaactggaactcaatcacaagaaaaaatttggcagaagttcaaacacttggaagctaaagactactctgctcaagaatgtttgggtcaaccaggaaatcaaagaagaacttcaaCAAttgatggaaaccaatgagaacgaaaacacatcagtccaaaacctatgggatactgcaaaggtggtcctaagggggaaatacatagccatctaagcctcactcaaaaaaatagaaaaatcccaaatacacaaattaactttacaccttaaagatctggagaaagaacaacaaataaggcctaaaccatgcattagaagagaaataattaagattagagcagagatcaatgaattagaaaccagaaacacagtagatcagatgaACGAAACTAGaaggaaactagaagctggttctttcaaagaattaataagattgataaaccgctggccagacttatccaaaagaaaagagaaaggacccaaattagtaaaattatgaatgaaaggggagagatcacgactaagaccaaaaaaatagaaacaattattagaaattattatcaacaactatatgccaataaattaagcaacctggaagaaatggaggccttcctggaaacctataaactgccaagactgaaacaggaagaaattgacaacctgaataggccaataaccagtaacaagattgaagcagtgatcaaaaacatcccaaaaaacaagagtccagggcctgatggtttcccggggaattctaccaaacattcaaagaagaaataatacctaatctcctgaagctgtttcaaaaaatagaaacagaagggtAGCAtccagactcattctgtgaggccagcattaccttaatccccaaaccaggcaaagaccctatcaaaaaggataatttcaaaccaatatccctgatgaatatgggtTCCAACGTCCTCAAAAAAATCCCGCTAATAGGATCcgacaatacattaaaaggatcatccaccacgaccaagtgggatttatccccaggatgcaagggtggttcaacattcgcaaatcaatcaatgtgatagaacacattaataggagagaaagaaccatatggtcctcccaattgatgcagaaaaagcatttgacaaaatacaacatcctttcctgattaaaactcgtcagagtatagggatagagggaacattcctcaagttcataaaatccatctatgaaaaacccacagcgaatatcatcctcaatggggaaaagctgagagactttcccttaagatcaggaacacatcaaggatgcccaaaccaggcaaagaccctatcaaaaaggataatttcaaaccaatatccctgatgaatatgggtTCCAACGTCCTCAAAAAAATCCCGCTAATAGGATCcgacaatacattaaaaggatcatccaccacgaccaagtgggatttatccccaggatgcaagggtggttcaacattcgcaaatcaatcaatgtgatagaacacattaataggagagaaagaaccatatggtcctcccaattgatgcagaaaaagcatttgacaaaatacaacatcctttcctgattaaaactcgtcagagtatagggatagagggaacattcctcaagttcataaaatccatctatgaaaaacccacagcgaatatcatcctcaatggggaaaagctgagagactttcccttaagatcaggaacacatcaagggtgcccactcttgccactattgttcaacatagtactagaagtcctagcaacagcaatcagacaacaaaaagaaatcaaatgtattcaaattggcaaggaagaagtcaaactctctcttttcgcagatgacatgatactttatgtggaaaacacaaaattactagaactcatacggcaattcagtaatgtggcaggatacaaaatcaatgcacagaaatcagttactatcttatacactaacaatgcaactgtagaaagagaaattagagaaacgattccatttacaatagcaccaaaaaccataagatacctcggaataaacctaaccaaagaggtaaaggatctgtactctaggaactacagaacactcatgaaagaaattgaagaagacacaaaaagatgggaaaacattccatgctcatggatcagaagaataaacattgttgaaatgtctatgctacccagagcaatctataccttcaatgccatcccgatcaaaattccaatgacatttttcaaagtgctggaacaaacaatcttcaaatttgtatggaatcagaaaagaccccgaatcgccaaggaaatgttgaaaaagaaaaacaaagctgggggcatcagttgcccaatttcaagctatattacaaagctgtgatcaccaagacaacatggtactggcacaaaaacagacatatagaccactggaacagaatagagagcccagaaatggaccctcaactctatggtcaaataatcttcgacaaagcaggaaaaaatatgcagtggaaaaagaccatcttcaataaatggtgctggaaaaattggacagccacatgcagaagaatgaaactagaccattctctaacaccataaacaaagataaactctaaatggatgaaagaccccaatgtgagacaggaatccatcaaaatcctagaggagaacataggcagtaacctcttcaacatcggcacagcaacttctttcaagacatgtcccCAAAGACTagtgaaactaaagcaaaaatgaacttctgggacttcatcaagataaaaacttctgcacagcaaaggaaacaatcaacaaaacaaagaggcaacccacggaatgggagaagatatttgcaaatggtactacagataaagggctggtatccaagatctataaagaacttctcaaactcaacacccaaaaaacaaataatcaagtcaaaaaatgggcagaagacatgaacagacacttctccgaagaagacatacaaatggctaacagatacatgaaaaaatgttcatcattagccatcagggaaattcaaatcaaaaccacattgagatatcaccttacaccagttagaatggcaaaaatggacagagaaagaaacaacaaatgttggagaggttgtggagaaaggggaaccctcttacactgttggtgggaatgcaagttggtacagccactttggaaaacagtgtggacgtgcctcaaaaatttaaaaatagagctaccctatgacccagcaattgcactcctgggtatttaccccaaagacacagatgtagtgaaaagaagggccatatgccccccaatgttcatagcagcaatgtctgcaatagccaaactgtggaaagagctgagacgcccttcaacagatgaatggataaagaagatgtggtccatatatacaatggaatattactcagccatcagaagggatgaatacccaacttttacatcaacatggatgggactggaggagattatgctaagtgaaataagtcaagcagagaaagtcaattatcatatggtttcacttatttgtggaacataggag
Proteins encoded in this region:
- the ZNF713 gene encoding zinc finger protein 713 isoform X1 — protein: MPSHNAILSQGGNMEEKEMSDGSQIVRSQESLTFQDVAVNFTREEWDQLYPAQKNLYRDVMLENYRNLVALGHQLYKPEVISHLEQEEQWVMERESPLDTHTDGESRPEIKKSTPNQNISDENQNHDMIMERLTGDSFWYSILGGLWDFDYQLEFNQENQQRHLAQISFTHKKITQERSHDCNRFGENYNMNSNLIMHQRIPSIKIPLNSDTQGNSIKHNSNLIYYQGNYVRSNPYEYNECGKIFNQHILLTNHIHTDEKPSECEKVFSHNSSLTQPQIVLTGEKPYKCDECGKRFSQRIHLIQHQRIHTGEKPFICNECGKAFRQHSSFTQHLRIHTGEKPYKCNQCGKAFSRITSLTEHHRLHTGEKPYECSFCGKAFSQRTHLNQHERTHTGEKPYKCNECEKAFSQSAHLNQHRKIHTREKLCEYNKCEKTLSPNPSLTQQHVTHGGGNHMNI
- the ZNF713 gene encoding zinc finger protein 713 isoform X2, which translates into the protein MLENYRNLVALGHQLYKPEVISHLEQEEQWVMERESPLDTHTDGESRPEIKKSTPNQNISDENQNHDMIMERLTGDSFWYSILGGLWDFDYQLEFNQENQQRHLAQISFTHKKITQERSHDCNRFGENYNMNSNLIMHQRIPSIKIPLNSDTQGNSIKHNSNLIYYQGNYVRSNPYEYNECGKIFNQHILLTNHIHTDEKPSECEKVFSHNSSLTQPQIVLTGEKPYKCDECGKRFSQRIHLIQHQRIHTGEKPFICNECGKAFRQHSSFTQHLRIHTGEKPYKCNQCGKAFSRITSLTEHHRLHTGEKPYECSFCGKAFSQRTHLNQHERTHTGEKPYKCNECEKAFSQSAHLNQHRKIHTREKLCEYNKCEKTLSPNPSLTQQHVTHGGGNHMNI